The sequence below is a genomic window from Haematobia irritans isolate KBUSLIRL chromosome 3, ASM5000362v1, whole genome shotgun sequence.
GACCAGCTCCTTATGGTGGTTCCCACGGTGTTGAAGAATTGATCAATGCCGCCGCTGCTAACCAACACCACGGTGCCGCTTCTTTGACCGCCACCGCTGATGTATCTGCCCCACCATCTGCCCAACCCGGTTTGGCTCATGCCAACGCTCAATTGGCTGCCCTCAACGCCAGCCCCGCCTACAACAACCTCAAGAACTCCGATGCCATCGCTGAAACTTTGGCTGAAAACGCTTTGGCCAGCAACATCCGTCAAGGTAACATCAACGTTGTTGCCCCCAATGTTGTCGGACAAACCGCTTTCCGTTCCCTCTTGTTGCCCGGCAGATTGAACGCCCACAATGTCGTTGCCACCCAACCCCTCCAACCTTTGGTTGTCAACCAACCCGGTGCTCCCGTCGCTCAAGTCAGCAGTGGCCCACCATCTGTCATCAGAGCCGCTCCCATCATCTACAAATTGAAGCCTTCCGTCATCTACCAACAAGAAGTCATCAACAAGGTCCCCACTCCCCTTAGCCTTAACCCCGTCTACGTTAAAGTATACAAACCAGGCAAGGCTGTCGATGCTCCCGTCGCTGCTCCTGCCTATCATGCCCCAGCTCCAGCTTATGGTGGTGCTGCTTCCTCTGCTGCTTCCTCCGCTGCCAGCGATGCTGGTTATGCTGGTAACTCTTACTCTGCCCCAGCTGGCTATGGTGCCCAACCTGCCTATTAGGTTCATAATTCACAAATCGTAAATTAATTTGACATTGGACATTATTTACGTTTGGAATAATGCAGTGATTGGATGTCCAATTATATCTAGaatatgccaaattttttatactcaataaagaattttatataaaaaaaatatttcaatgtttaatttcaattttataatgaaattacAATTAGGAGAACTTTATGACGTTGATGAGAacttaagtaaaataaaaaaaaaaaatcatatctcATACCTAAATTGATGATCTTTGTACagttgaaaaaatgttatacCTTCTTTTTTAAGGGGAAAATTGGAGAAATATGTGTATTTTAGTAAAACTGGAAAAATGGTTTTATTCCTTCGATATACTGTTTCCACCAAAGAGAATATTGAAGTTAAACAAATGTATTTAaacaatttaaacatttttaattttaaactaatGTCCTCAAACTGGTCCTTAATCTATACGTCTATGCTGGAACAATTATTCTGAAACATGTATGATATTGTCCCCAAACTATGGACATTAAAAATAGCAAAGAATTGTCCTTAAACTGTGGCACAATATTTTCCTCAAGCAATGCAAAAACAATTATCCTCAAACTATGGGACAACAATTGTCCTCAAACTGTGGCACAATACATGTCCTCTAATAAGGGAACTAATGTCCTCAAACTGGTCCTATACGTCTATACTGATAACAATTTTACTGAAACATGTAACTGCCCTATGCTATTG
It includes:
- the Cp36 gene encoding chorion protein 36, with translation MFRFVFTICAIALPIVAASYGPAPYGGSHGVEELINAAAANQHHGAASLTATADVSAPPSAQPGLAHANAQLAALNASPAYNNLKNSDAIAETLAENALASNIRQGNINVVAPNVVGQTAFRSLLLPGRLNAHNVVATQPLQPLVVNQPGAPVAQVSSGPPSVIRAAPIIYKLKPSVIYQQEVINKVPTPLSLNPVYVKVYKPGKAVDAPVAAPAYHAPAPAYGGAASSAASSAASDAGYAGNSYSAPAGYGAQPAY